One Corynebacterium appendicis CIP 107643 DNA window includes the following coding sequences:
- a CDS encoding bifunctional metallophosphatase/5'-nucleotidase, which produces MRNRVLCATIAALSVSAGVLSPVTATANENTAKISISNITDFHGRFEYKEDSKKPEKSIPGAERLKCAIDKEAEPFGDAHILTSSGDNIGAGPFAAMLLDDAPTIDVLNEMGLKVSAVGNHEFDKGAKDLTDRVIPDADFPYLAANAESVEGTKPYHVEDVDGVKVAFVGTVTADMPNLVSPDGIEGITWNDPVATTNTLAKQIKDSKEADVVVALVHAGNISPDKFENVDVAFLGHTHVYVAPDKSTTPVVAQAGSYSQGFANVDLSIDRDTKEITVDEAKVVDNATVLACDKANPEIAAIVDEAKAQAEEQGKEVVATSPIDFTRGKNAGDESGSNRGVESSLSNLLAEAAKWSVAANSSVTPDIGIMNAGGVRDDLPAGEVTYKQAFSVQPFGNENSYKTLKGADFKEALEQQWKPGQDRPRLALGLSNNVSYTYNPDAEQGERITSITIDGKPMDMDKDYVVAGSTFLLGGGDSFDALTKGSEMSNIGLVDVDAFIQYLKSGEELAPRGQSAVGVKVEQPLKPGQDAKIDLSSLIYSQNDDAKKVTVKLEDAEGKELASAESDIDPALGEKGLGEAGTASVNLSVPANAPADAVLRITTDKGTDVTMPVKVEGSQDGGEDGSSGSSNDGSSAKPVLIGLGVAGLLAALAGVIVAFVPQFAPVRDQINAALKDFGIQI; this is translated from the coding sequence ATGCGTAACCGCGTTCTGTGCGCCACCATCGCCGCGCTGTCCGTCAGCGCTGGCGTTCTCTCCCCCGTCACCGCTACCGCCAACGAGAATACCGCCAAGATCTCGATTTCCAACATCACCGACTTTCACGGTCGTTTCGAGTACAAAGAGGACTCCAAGAAACCGGAGAAGTCCATCCCCGGCGCCGAGCGCCTGAAGTGCGCGATCGACAAGGAAGCTGAGCCGTTTGGCGACGCCCACATCCTGACTTCTTCCGGCGACAACATCGGCGCTGGCCCGTTCGCGGCAATGCTTCTCGACGATGCACCGACTATCGACGTCCTCAACGAGATGGGCCTGAAGGTCTCCGCCGTTGGCAACCACGAATTCGACAAGGGCGCAAAAGACCTCACCGACCGCGTCATCCCCGACGCCGACTTCCCCTACCTCGCAGCTAACGCCGAGTCTGTCGAAGGCACCAAGCCGTACCACGTCGAAGATGTCGACGGTGTGAAGGTCGCATTCGTCGGCACCGTCACCGCCGATATGCCGAACCTGGTCAGCCCGGACGGCATCGAGGGAATCACCTGGAACGACCCGGTCGCCACCACCAACACCCTGGCCAAGCAGATCAAGGACTCCAAGGAAGCCGACGTCGTCGTCGCCTTGGTCCACGCAGGCAATATCTCTCCGGACAAGTTTGAAAACGTCGACGTCGCTTTCCTCGGCCACACCCACGTCTACGTCGCACCGGATAAGTCCACCACCCCGGTCGTCGCGCAGGCTGGCTCCTACTCCCAGGGCTTCGCAAACGTCGACCTGAGCATCGACCGCGATACCAAGGAGATCACTGTCGACGAGGCCAAGGTCGTCGACAACGCCACCGTTCTTGCGTGCGACAAGGCGAACCCGGAGATCGCTGCGATCGTCGACGAGGCCAAGGCACAAGCTGAAGAACAGGGCAAGGAGGTCGTCGCTACGTCTCCGATCGACTTCACCCGCGGCAAGAACGCGGGCGATGAATCCGGCTCCAACCGCGGTGTTGAGTCTTCCCTGAGCAACCTCCTCGCCGAGGCCGCCAAGTGGAGCGTCGCTGCGAACTCCAGCGTCACCCCCGACATCGGCATCATGAACGCTGGCGGCGTCCGCGACGACCTGCCCGCCGGCGAGGTCACCTACAAGCAGGCTTTCTCCGTCCAGCCGTTCGGTAACGAGAACTCCTACAAGACCCTCAAGGGCGCCGACTTCAAGGAGGCTCTCGAGCAGCAGTGGAAGCCGGGTCAAGACCGCCCGCGTCTGGCGCTGGGCCTGTCCAACAACGTCTCCTACACCTACAACCCGGACGCTGAGCAGGGCGAGCGCATCACCTCCATCACCATCGACGGCAAGCCGATGGACATGGACAAGGACTACGTTGTCGCTGGCTCCACCTTCCTGCTCGGCGGCGGCGACAGCTTCGATGCTCTTACCAAGGGCTCCGAGATGTCCAACATCGGCCTCGTCGATGTCGATGCCTTCATCCAGTACCTGAAGAGCGGCGAGGAGCTCGCTCCGCGCGGCCAGTCCGCTGTTGGCGTGAAGGTCGAGCAGCCTCTGAAGCCAGGCCAGGACGCGAAGATCGACCTGTCCTCCCTGATCTACTCCCAGAACGACGACGCCAAGAAGGTCACCGTCAAGCTCGAGGATGCTGAGGGCAAGGAGCTTGCCTCCGCGGAGTCTGACATCGACCCGGCGCTTGGCGAGAAGGGCTTGGGCGAGGCCGGTACTGCCTCCGTCAATCTTTCTGTTCCGGCCAACGCTCCGGCGGACGCAGTCCTGCGCATCACCACCGACAAGGGCACCGACGTGACCATGCCGGTGAAGGTTGAGGGCAGCCAGGACGGTGGCGAGGACGGCTCCTCCGGTTCCAGCAACGACGGTTCCAGCGCTAAACCGGTTCTGATCGGCCTCGGAGTCGCAGGCCTGCTGGCAGCTCTCGCCGGCGTCATCGTGGCCTTCGTCCCGCAGTTCGCACCGGTCCGCGACCAGATCAACGCCGCACTGAAGGACTTCGGCATCCAGATCTAA